GAAAAATgttaatatacatttttttaagtttgtgtttttctctcgcAACAAACACGTAGTGAAAGAGGAGAATGAAGCCAGTTAGCAAGGAAAATCCCAGAAACCGTTTCCAGAAAACTTTCCAAGAAGTTCCAAAACTTCTGAAGTGATTTCAACAGTTtaatatgatttatttaaatggaaaaaatgaacCCTAAAAGTACTTTTCTAACACAATCCTACACTCTTCATTTAGTAAAGAATACTATTCTCAACTGCTCTTACCTTGGCAGGAATGCGTGCCGTCAAGAGGTAGGCTCGGTAAGATGCGAGAGCCTAGGGGAGAACAGAGACAATAATGAGTATGTTGCTGTAAATATACACTGTGAACAACAAGAACCAGGAAATGGCAAAGAACACAAAGAGCTGCTCTGGTGACTCATCAGGATGAAAAGACTTGTGACTGTGAAGCATCTCTGTGAAAAGAGTGTAACAGAAAGATTCACTGACACTTGAAACGTAGAACTAATAACATTGAAACATTTGTTAAAGTCTCTTTATCAGCTCAGCTCACTAAAGATACACATGCACTGCTGCACTAACATTCTTTAGACATTACCCGGCAGAGCTTACGCACACATTAAATGGTCTTTAATCTGCCAGCTCTCTAATACAAAGTCCTTTTGAGGCCTGAATGCACCCATGTAAGAACAGTGGTGGTAATGGTCCAGTTAATCTGCAAGGAGCAAGTGGTATTCATGTATACAGTCTCCTGCAAGCTCTACTGAGGTAGCTCCCTTATTTAAACCAAAGCAGTAAGAAGATGTCTGTATATAAGAAAAGGCAACTTTCGCGTGATGTCCCACCTCGAGTCGCCCAACAATGCCCAGAATTCATGTTTAAAAGATGGTTTAGGCAGGcaaactttgtgtttgtgttgcttctCCCTGCTGAATAAACTGTCTTGATCATGTGTGTTTATGATGGAACACAGCGAGGGCAGAGCTTACTTATGTTGCTGGTCTGTGAAAGGCTCAACCAGGCACATCTCTAATGCCTGGTTGAGCAACACTTTCAAGCAGACAAGCAGCTTTGAAGGGTCATTTGGCTGAATTGTTTTGATGCCTCACAAGGAGTATAATGTGGTTTTGGAGATCTTCCTCGTAATATTAACAGTGGAAAGGATGCAATTTCAGTCAGGATTACTACAGTCAAAAAAAGCTACTTATCTGCAGTCATGTTGTGGGACCACCCCCACCTTAATTTGTATATATGTACAGATGTCAAAAGTATAACACCCAAAGAACAGACAAGCCCTAAAACAGGGTTGATGTGGGTTGCAAAGCGGCTTGCAGACATATTGCACCTGAAGGCAGGCTATCCGTCCATATCCATCTTCCACTAAACCAATTCAGGGAGGAAGTTGGATGTGTAAAGTGAACAAATTTTATCATACGGGCACCACAAACAGGAGAACAAAGGTTTCAACCTTtaagaagtaaaaaaagatTAACATCAAAAAGAcataatgtaacattttaaagaCAAAGGCATGGATCATAACACTGCTTTTTCTCCTGCCAAAAAGTATCACAGCACAGCAAAGGTTGACCTTTAAAACTTCAGAGGGACACTGCCAGccttttcaaagaaaacaccctGCTTGGTCAGCAAAGATACACACCAGGAAGAGATATTTGTTTTACACTAATCATTTATCGGCATATTACGTTCTTGATGAACTGTTAAATTGGCTAGCCTCTAAATTTTCATGATTTCTGCAGTTAGGCTCACACCGCATGGACTAAAATGCCTTAATAGCCAAAACCCCAAATCAACCTCTGGCCCCAGACCTTTGCTGAATGTCATTCCTGTGCTCTATTTACCCAAAATATGAAATCTAACATGCAGAGGgccaaaaaaaatacacaacaacaaaaaacatgttctCCATTAAATGTGTCTGACCAAGAGCCTGAAGTCCTAATATGCTCAGTTtacttgaaagaaaaaagaaaagaaaaaaaaagtatatttgttGTTGGTTACTCAACTTCCTTCTGTCAGAGCTGAAATAGCCCAAACTGTTTATCTGTGTCATACTTACAGTTTAAATAATTTTGGTaaagccaatcagatttttagGGAAAAACTGCCACAAATGCCACAAGTATTGAATTAACTCAAAAACATTCACAATCTTAACATGCAGGCTACAGAGAAAGACAGCTTAGATCAGCTAAGCTTGACACactacaaacaaaaagaaaatggaggtagcagaaaaaaagagaacagaagTTAGAGAAAACTGATCAGAAGGtttagaagcagaaaagcaaagtgaaagaatacaaacaaaacaggaggagagataACAGGTTTCGTGAAACAATGACTGATTTGAAGGTCAGGACAGGaagagagaaaacactgaagcaaGTCTAGAGACtgtcaaaatctttttttatagacgtgaaaagagaaacagagggaTGAAAGGCACGGTTTAAAGGAATGACAGTGGTTCCCAGGCCTCTGTGGCTCAGCTTCACTGGCAAGGCTTTCATGGTTTGATGTGATGGAGACAGACAGGCCAGCCTGTATGGCCAAAGATAACCTCTTCTAAAGAGCACCAGTCACTGCTGCTACTCTCAAATCTCCTGTCATTGTCTCAGTATCATTTCTGCACTGTAGCACTCATTTAGATACAATGTGTCTGCAGGTGTACTAGTGATGGAATACATTTCATTTCTCCTTAAGGGGTAAATAAAGatacaaattttatttaaagatcACTTTAGTTTAATATCAACTGAGGAAAGTGTAGAGACTGTAACTGATGCAACTGAGATGGATATACATAATCCATAATTTGGGCAATAACTTTACAGTTTATATTGCAACGAGTTTGTCTAACCTTGGGAACTGTTAAAGGGGCTCTCCAGCTGCTTTACACAGTTGAGATTAGTCATCACCAGGGGCAGTATTCAACTAGTGGAAACTGCTCTAAAATGTCTTCTGTGGCTCTGGAGGGAGTTTCCAAAGTtaacaaaaatatattcttgttgatgtcattataattattttttagacCCAAATTAATGTCTAAAGCAGTTTCTCTCTGGGAGATTAGTATCCTGATTCTGATTAAAGGTCAACATATCTATATTTGATCATTATTTACTTTATCAATTTCTTGATTGAGTTACTGGAATaaaagctgtatttttttttatctcaattCCTTATACAGTTATATTATTATGAGCAGCGTCTTCTTGCAAATGGTCATTACAAAGAACTCACTGACTGTGAGTAGAGTAGAGTAACCATGTGACTGAGGTTTCGTCTTACATGTCCGGTCtttgtaaattgtaaatttaaAGAACTGTAAATAATCCAGTACTTAAATTAAATCAATTAAAGTAATGCAGGTCAGTCACATACTTTGAAAAGGATAAATTCAGCACCCCTTATAACAAATTCAAAGTGTTTCACAAAATTTAAGCTGCCACAGCCTCTTCAATTTTTCCTTTAGCTTTCCTTCCTGCCATCCTCCTCCTGTCAACGCATGATCGCCCCTCGGCACTCTCTCAGCGCACCACTCTCTCCATCTGCACTTTAAAGTGGACAAAGGCACAACGACCCATGACCCCCCCCTCTGCAATGTCCCCTctacctctctctgtctttgctaTCTGTCTTAAGTGGATTTAAGCCTTGAGCCTTCCCATCAGCCAGTGATTTCACAGCGACCACCATCGTGCGTTCAGCTCTACTCAGCCAACCAGATGGCAGCAGCATTGAAGCATGTCTGCAAGACCAGAGAGAGCATCTGCTATTGcacacaccctctctctctctcactgtaaTACACATAGAGACACACTAGCATTCACACACATCCTGGTGGCTCACATGCAAGATAACTGCCACAAGCTCTAAAGCACCATTTGTCTTCTTGGCCTGAAATACATATCACcggcagacagacacacatacgcacacatatacacaaacatctgACACAGAGCTATAGATACAAATCATTTTTGCTTCgtgcacatgtaaaaaaaaaaacaaaaaacaaacaaaaaaaaatttgcagtTAAAGCACAAAGAAGTACAGGCCAAGAAGACCTCGAACCACTTTTAAAAGATTAGCAATAAATCAAGATCGGAAAAGTGTAaaactgtgcgtgtgtgtgtgtgcgtgtgtgtgtgcgtgtgcgcgtgtgtgttgtGTAGTCCATTCATACTTTTATCATTTGTAGATTATTTTTTGGCTGTCAAATTGTCAACACCCCCCTCCCGTCTCCCGCCCGCCAACCCATTTATCCACTCAAACACACTTTGCGTTGCTACGGCAACTGCTGCCCCAtactgcaaacacacatttgtgAATACACTAATAGACGCACGCACATGAAAGCCGTACACTGCGGTGCCAAGTCTTGCCTGAGAATGTCAATGAGTTTTCTCACCCTTAAAACAACTCTCAGTCTGGCCTACAGTTAGCCTGAATCTCTGTAGGAACCGGAGCCACACAGAGCAGCGTTTCATCTGCGGCCATTCAGCTGTGGCAGCACTCAACCACAGGAAATCTTCCCCCCACCAAAAAATGCTTTATTCATCCATCATGTCTTGGGGTGCATTCACACTCAGTTGTAGCCATCAATCACACAGTGTCAAATGTATTCCTTTGGTTTGTTCTGGGTGAGAGAAATGTCCagaattaaaactaaaaacaaaataaaaaaagcaacaacatttgtggcactgtcaaagatacttatGTGTCCCAGAGCAGAGAAATCAACCCAGAGTGGCAGTGCCAAGAACTGAAGTGGTGACTTGCTCCAAGAGAGAGTCAATACACCTAAGAATAAGACCCCTAAGCTAAAAACAGAATGAGTCACTTCAGCTAATTCACCTCTTAAAATGTATTCACCCTTTTACACTTCAAAAGGGCCTAAAGATAAGAGCATGGCCACTTTGACTCACAGGTTGATCCACTGGTGGCGTATCTGATGTCttggtgttggtgttgttcctgcatcatcataataatctatctatagatatataaaatgcttttgtttatatAAACCTCTCTTCCGGAACAAATAGtaggcattttaaaatgttttccttaTCCAACAAATATACCACCAAGCTAGGTTTGTCCGTTAGCCACATTTTGGTTACTTGTGTTTAGCTTACTTCTTAGCTAATGCTAACTGAATACTCAGACAGTAGTCAACTGCAATGCTGATCCTGGATGAACATCATTATTATGAGGTTGTAGGAACAACACCAGTGTGGGGATAAGAGGTCATGTGAGTTCCTGTAGCCAGCAGTTGTCTGTTAGGGTTCACTTGTGCTAAATGGAGTCATGAAGTTAGACATTGTGTGCTGCCTCCTCTAGCATTTTCAGTGCAGCTATCTGCCAGATAATATGGCTTGCTGTATGGCTGGTTGTACTAACAGACCATCCAAGAAGTCTGCTCTCAGGCCTTAGTACTAATTAGCAGGTATTTATGTCCACGTAATAGACCCATAGAGCCTGTGGGTACAGCTTCTGATCAAGCATGCTGGTATTAGCTTGAAACTCTACCCTCCAAAGCCAAAATTAAGCCTATCATTTTTTCTCTTGGACAAATTATGACTCACCAGAAATTTTGGCAGCAGGGAGGTAAAGTGTTTAACTAattgtttcattcatttcatgcTGAAGCCAAAATATGTTCAGTCAGTGGATAGCGCACAGCCAGCACAACATCCCCTCAGTCCACTGCTGACACAGACTCTTTATTGCATAACTAATGCCAGACATGTCCTTCACTATGTCTAACATTAACGAGTCATAATGTTGGCTGCAAACTGTCAACACAGCACAATAAAAGAGTATTTTTTTAAGTCTATGCACCACAAAAAGtaaagaggggagagagacagagagaaagagcagcattgagacagagagggagactgTGGATGAAGGCGAGCGAGGGCGGTGGTAGACCAAACCCAGTGAAATAACTTAATAGAGCTTAAGTGCTATTTTGCTGATAAGAAGCCATGATGTAAATACAATCACAGGAGAAGACATTTAATGAAGGGAAGTGTTGCAAAGCTGTTTTATCTCTGTCAAAACAAATGCTGCTGTGATGACCCTCTCAGCTGTTAGTACACTGAAATCCATCAGCTCTCCGTGGAGCCAATGCAGTGAATTTCTCTCATTCCCTCTCTTTTATTCCATAATCTCTTAATGTGCCCATACTTCTGTGGCCTCATTGTGCCtcactgtattttaaatactATGCACAAATGTGAGACTTGTATGCTCGTCTTTATGCCGTGGAATGtatgaatattaaaaaagaaaaaaataatcgtGGCACAGAAAAACCCAAGAAGGAGAATGCTCAGgttatttttccttcttgttCAGCCTTTATCTCAAACTGAATGCCATCATAAAGCAATATACAGAGGAAAAACTGTtgcaacctgaaattcattgttTTGGTACCTCCTCTCTTGTATGTACAGCACATATAATTGCTCATGCTACTGTCTGTGTGCACATATATATGTGGCGAGTATGTAAAGAGAAGGCATACCAATAGACTCAAACCACTGTCTGCTCATATCTTGGAGCGATCAGGGATGGTGTAATTCAGTGTAAGAGATGGGCTGATGATCACTGGCCCGGAGCAGCTattataaaaaggaaaatactACAATATAATCAGTAAGGCAGATACCTTCATGTGTGCCACGTCTACTTCATACATAATCCGAGCGGGTCGGGTCGCCAGGGTTTTTGGATTCATTGCGTCAATAGTATAGAAGTGGATTTAAATAGATCAGTGAATACTCAATAGCATGGTGCGCcaccctttttatttttaatgaaaaagacaattataataataatatagtcATTTATTATTATAGTCGCTTATCCAACGCTCCTTGAattcaatttgtttttatttactgccTTAAAAAAATTAACGCAATACTGTGGCTCATGGATCCAATATTATTACACTTGTGAGCCATAACAGAAGAGCCACCTGCCTAATATTATGTAGGTAAACATGGGCAAAGGACATCTGCCCTTTGGAATCTGGGACAGTGATGGTGGCAGAGGACCAAGTTTGGTCCTGTAATTTGAGGAATCGGGACTTGATGTATCAGACTTGTTCCTGTGCATCATTTGGATGTTCAATTAGATAAAAATCTGGAAAATTTGAAGCCTAAGCCTTTCGCTCTATAGTGCTTCCTTCAACCATGACAATTTCTTGATTGATTCTTTCTCTATTATGGTTTGTTCAGTCTGTCTGCATTTTTGTAACGTGACTTTAATGTAAGGTCATTACAGCACTAAAATACTAAAACTGTGCTGCGATAGCAGCTGGTTGGTTGTCAGCTGgcttataaaattaaaattaaatttaacaaagaaaaaaaattctcattttACACTTATTTGCAAAGTTTTTGTTTCAGAGACTGTCCTGAAATGTAATCCCACATGGATCAAATTTTTTAGGTCTGAAAGACAAAACCGGGATAACACTAATTACAGATCACTGTCAAggagccattcttaaggaagggaaacaaggAGAAGAGGTGCAGGTAtaccaaattacaaaaaaactggactgaaagaTAAGTGGCAACAAGactgatggagtgatgaaccCAAAATTTAAATTTTTGGTTAAAATTAGCTGTTAGTATGTAcaagaggaggtcaggagagaggtataACAACTAGTGTCTACAGCCATTGTGGAAATTCTGTCATGGCTTGGGGCTGCACTTCAGCCTGCAGTGTTGGGGAACTTGTCAAAAATTTGATGGCATTAGGAACTCATTAGAGTACCTTTAGACTTTGATCAAGAATGCAATACCATttggaaagtgtctgattggcaTGGTTTCATTcgtcagcatgacaatgatctcaaacacactgccactCAGTGGAACACCATAAGCATTAACATAACCATTGACCTCCCTAAAGCTTGGAACTTAACATTATGGAAGCAGAATGGAAGAAAAGGCAGCCAATACTCAATGAAGAACTTTGAATGTCCCTataaaagcctggagaactattcctgaagacgagTTACAGAAAGGTTGTCTAAGAGAGCTCATGTCATGTTAAAGTATAAAAGTTGCCAAACTAAATGTTGACTTTCAACCTGCTTTTGCCTTAAacactgtatttatatgtttgtttgcacattttGATAAATCCCTTcacttatatattttaaagcatccacaaagcaaacagataattttcGTCAGCAGAGGAAACGCGCTCTTCTGTGTTCCTGCCATATGCCTGCAGTGGGAAAAGCCTCTGGTGCCAAAGATAACCCCTTATCTCCACTGATAGAGTAGGAAGACTCAGTCGGACTAACACAGAAGTAATCACCGGTGGGATTTGCGTAGAGGTCGAGTTGAACCTAAATTGGCTCCAGAAAAGGCTCCCCTAACCATTCTATATTCAGGCAGagaaatcatttattttatattgattCTCCACAGCTAAGATAAGCTGCTGACGGTGCAGCTGAGGTCTGCTCCTCTAACGTCTGCAGACTCACGCTATGCCAAAACCACAGCACAACGCCAGTATGTAGTACCTTTTCCTAGTACAGCATTGGTTATAAAATAGGTGACATGATTATGTACAGTTTGGTCTTCTGTCTGCAACCCCAGTTGAGAAAAATAACACTGCCTGTGTACATCTAAATAAACCTTAGAACTGCTGTAATTTTGCAAAAGGTAGCAGCAGCCAGATAAGCAAAGACATCAGTATCTTTATGCTCACTTATATAATTTAGGGAAGCATGCCAAACACtgcacaataataatggagaCAGCTCAAATGGCTAATAATGCACCGTGTTCCGATTATGAATGAAACCATCCTGCAGTGCATATCCCTCCCACACTACACCAGCAGCCATGAAGAGAACTGAACGAGAGACATCAATTTTCTTTTATCACTGCCTGTTCATCATTCTGCGTTTTACTGCTGGAGAGATGAGCGCAGTGAGGAACAAAGGTGGCTGACAGTGCTACTTCCCTGAACAGATTTGATTGGCTGGTCTCGTCAGACCACAGCTGCAATGAGCCGAGGCATCAATAACTGTGGAGTCTGATTATGTTACATTTCAAGCTTTATTCTATTTTCAGTGttactgctgattttttttttcttttagtcagACAAGAAGCTGTCAGCATATATgcacaaggtcttaaataatgaATAGAAGACCATGTAAGCTTGAGCAATGGAAATGTATCACAGCACACAtcacagcaaaaaagaaaatccatgcaGCAGTTGACATATTAGTCTCCAGACTAAACccaaaaaagcatttttgcatATTGAATCAGGCACCATAGATCACTTCTGTGTGCAGCTTCTGTCCCTAACAAGTTTAAAATGCTGCTAACCTGCTAACACAACATATCTGAGACTGATCAAGCACTCAAAGGGCCAGGCACAGGGATTAAATGACTATGCTTTCAGATTAGGATTATACTCTAATTTCCAGGTCCAGGATATGTATCATGGTTTTATAGCTTAACACATGGGAATAACACGGGTCACCCCTTAGAGCAGTGCCACAGCCTGCACACCATCCTCTATGAGCTGTGTCCGTGTTTAGGTTACAGAGATAAGGAGGAACCACAGGGGCTCATTCATTCATCAGCATGCCAGCCAGACACAATGAGGaggttgggtgtgtgtgtgtgtgtgtgtgtgtgtgtgtgtgtgtgtgtgtgtgtggctattTGATTGTGAGCCAGTTTGTGGGCAAATCGGATATCACTGTAGACCACTGAGATTAAAGAGTGAGACAGTgaatcacatgaaaaaaaagagagagcagaggaggTGAGAGTGCCATTTTTACAACCaaggtaacaaaaaaaaatcagagtggAAACCCTCTAACAGGAATACAGTAAGGACCGACACAGACAAAGGCAGAGCAATCaaagggaggagggaggggggttGGCATTACCCGTGGTTTCCCTCTGGAGCGACAAGATAACATCAGCTGGTAGTAATAACACACGCAAACTCAGCGCTGGGCACTAGGCTTAAGCTGTATCACAGTATTAGGGGATACCAGGTTAGAAATCCAGACAGCATCAGTAAATATAttacacaaaaaaaaggaagaaagaaaaacagatgtggCTCTTTCTATGAAACCATTAAACAGGTGATGTATTGAGGTCACATATTGCTGTGCACTGCACGAAAACATCAGAAGGAAGTGTATACCAGCGAAATATGGCAACTGCAAGCATTAAACAAAGTCTTAATAGTGTTACTGTCATTCACAAAGGTCAGCCAACCAACTGAGTGTTTGTTATTGATTGAGCCAGTGCATAAAATATGTGGTTCAACCGGTCTGTGGGTTACTCTTGCTTGTACTTCTGCTGGTCCATCAGCCAGCGGCACAGGAGAGCGAACTTCTAACATCCacagagctgaagtgaaactgagTGTTAAACAATGAAGTGTCCACTGCAGTCACAGCCTGTAATTTTCATATTGtacatttattgatttttttcatgcttCTTCCATTTCTTGTGAACTCTGCTGTTGTTCACTTCCCTTTTGAACTGGCTCAGCGCATCGAGAAGCCTTAAATTATGAGGGGAAATCGTGAgcggaaaaagaggaaagagtCAGGTGGTTCCTccgccgccgctgctgctgctgggattCTCCCGGTTACATGCTCCTCTTCTCTCGCAGTGTCCGGACAATGTATCCGCTTGTGTTTAGGCGCATCCCTTTTCAGTTTGGAGAGTGGTGAGGTAAAGGCTGATGCTAGGGAGGGAAAATCAGCTAGAGTCCTTTTAAAATCATGCTGAAACCCTGCAGCCTGAGCGCCTGGCCGAGATAAAAAGACCACCGCTtacacgctctcacacacacactctaccgTAAAGCTGTCGGTAATGGGCTACAGTAGGCTACCAGCCAATGGTGGGAAACGGGGCCCCTCCCCGGTCGGTGATGCGACAGCCTGGGAGCCGATGCgattcccagaacaccggcATGGCGTGGCAGGAGGGGGCGGCGGCGCTGGTGGTGTCAGACCGATATTAATGAGACTACAGCACCAGCTCCTGGAAGACTGGGACCTCTAGCGGTGCCAATCCCCATGTTTAACATCTGACACACAAGACTCCCGATGCAGAAGTAGCTAAAGCGCACAGCTTCGTTAGCTTTAGAGATTATGTATATATATCGCTTGGAAgtacataaaaaatatattaaagctTTGTTTGATGGTTGTTAGAGTCTTTTGAGGAAAAACAGCTATAGCATACGTCAAGAGTGGCAGGCTACATTTTATTGTGTGAAAGATTTAATTTGTAGGAAGTGGTTTTTCCAACAGTAATATAAACGGAGTGAGGGCGACACCATGTGGTAGCTCGTTGACAGTACAGATTGCTGTAGTGGTTGCACTATGTTggattcatatatatatatatatatatatatatatatatatatatatatatatatgaaagtgGAGTTTTGCAGCACTTTTTTTTAGTAAACTATAGTTGAACTATAGTTGAAATTTGAATATTTCAGCTTTTTGAGATTGTGTCAAACAATTTGGAGAATCAGGTAGAGTGCTGTAAAAAAGTATTTGTCCTCTTTCTGATTTCTTCCACCCTTGCTAAATCATAAGTTACATGTAGTTAACAGTTTTTGGAAGGCTGACCGGTCACAGTTAGACTCTTCATAGCTGCCCATACTTCCTCTTTACTTGCACTTCCTAAATCACTGTCTTTATTTCATCTGTTCTCTCTCATTTGCAACACACTCTTCACTTCTTATCATATATTTATCCTTAACCGTCAAAACCTGCTGCAAATCATTTCCAGCCCAATCTCTCCAGTCCTCTTCTCCTTCATGCGTAGTCTCTCAGTATTCCTGTCTGCTTTCATAATCTTAATCTTTGCAAACCTCTTCCTTCAAATACTTTCCTGAACTTCCTCTTTCCACCACCAAATCTCTGATTCCCAGAAACTATACCATCTGAAGTTAAGTACAGCATATACAAACAGTAGCTTTAGCAATGGAAACTCAAGTTTATAGAGTACATATATACTTTATAAACTTGAGTCATTTTATGAGTACATATATACTTATAAAATGACAAACGATACAAAGAACATTCTGCTTTATCACATAACTTTGTAAAACAGGTATACAGTTTTTATAAATGTGTAACGGACTGCAGACTAGAGAGCATTGTTTACTTCATCTATTGTTAAGCTGCAGTTTGGGTTCTGCTGCTTAATCTCATGGAGTCTCTTCTTTAGTTTTTCTGCCATGGAGTTAAGATCTGAAGCTGTTAGCATGTCGGGAATCTTCCTCAGCTTTTCCTCCGGAGCCTTTGCCAGCCAGTCTATGATGTGATCCATGAGAGGCTCTCTCTGTTTGGGGAGACTGGACCTCTCTTCCGACGAGGTAAGAATGTATCTGTTGCAAGGAGACAATGGTTTAATTGGCATCTTTTTTGAATTTAGAGGTGAAGGAGTGCTGGAGAATAATCAAACAGACAAAGAGTGTGCTCACTTGGAAACAAACTTCTTGATTTTTCCTACACGCATCCTGTGTGCATGGAAGAATCCTGAGAGGAATGTCCTGAGAGTCTCACCTGAGAAAGTTTGAAATAACTTTGTAAATTtggttgcattaaaaaatattttgtttttggcagATAACATTAATAACATACCTCCGTTTGCAAGACTCTCACAGGTGCCACACACGGTGTCAGAATAGGCTGAGCCAGTGAGGAGTATGCTCTGCCCGCTGGAGCACTCCTGATGTTTTACACACAAATCCACTGCAGAAGATGAGCTGGAAAAATATCCCTCTGGACACGTTTCACAAACGGTGTTTGTCTGCTGTGTACCTAAGAGAGGACAACAGAGGACTTCAGGTCACTACATTCATTGGAAGTGTAAAGTGAGTTAGACATACTGATGTTTTggataaa
The DNA window shown above is from Astatotilapia calliptera chromosome 11, fAstCal1.2, whole genome shotgun sequence and carries:
- the LOC113032116 gene encoding tumor necrosis factor receptor superfamily member 6B-like; this encodes MFVGNSFIVPALFLLSGSLCGASVVDPVPTFDHRDPVTGEILKCPKCPPGTFMSAHCTATTPTQCQPCKNGHFTDLWNYLPRCLYCNDLCTGNLEVETECSPTTNRICRCKEGFYSADDFCIQHTECGPGYGVQTKGTQQTNTVCETCPEGYFSSSSSAVDLCVKHQECSSGQSILLTGSAYSDTVCGTCESLANGGETLRTFLSGFFHAHRMRVGKIKKFVSKYILTSSEERSSLPKQREPLMDHIIDWLAKAPEEKLRKIPDMLTASDLNSMAEKLKKRLHEIKQQNPNCSLTIDEVNNAL